A genomic segment from Candidatus Brocadia sinica JPN1 encodes:
- the fliD gene encoding flagellar filament capping protein FliD: protein MAISSITSAFGANSNINLLVTQFMALERRPLTSLNTKKTSLNSSLNIYNDLKSKLSDLLTASRDLSSTSTSSIYNSRTSSSSDETKLTASAGSGAAVGTFQIRVKQLATGASIQSTGELISKSAAKSTTKVAPGSGVIDVSKSFSDAGFTNTPDGTVTINGQTFTLSDYDTVQAFMDAVNTDVTANANIYYNKTEDKFYIEQKSGSTDLVISETGTNPFFTEAKVTVGMYTGNGNTGIQSDVLLSKANFDTTLTSTTSGSFKINGVTITYNTDTDTLDNVISRINSSTANVNAFYDSSLDKMIIKSKATGSTDTITLSDVSGNLMSVLKLSGATATAGTDANFTINSSAASDEITKSTNTFTINGITYTLKNTNVTSYTDTTYTTVTVKQDTSAIQSKITSLLDKFNTVTEYIKDKSSVNTSTKARGLLAGNAAFTSLRSQLFQKVTEQITGLTAGNPDYLNEIGITISSSLKVSLSDTTKFDNAITSNSKAVEDLFNSTNGVAKKIETLLKPFVESSSSTRNSIIDETKDVISKQIEDIDVRIDRMETRLNIRENQYRQQFYKMQELLNNLVLQGNQITSLTQSTYNAQLF, encoded by the coding sequence ATGGCCATATCATCTATAACATCAGCGTTTGGTGCTAATTCCAATATCAACCTATTGGTTACTCAGTTTATGGCTTTGGAACGGAGACCATTGACATCGCTGAATACAAAAAAAACCAGCCTTAATAGCAGTTTAAATATTTATAACGATTTAAAATCCAAACTTTCCGATCTTCTAACAGCCTCAAGAGATTTGTCTAGTACCAGCACAAGTTCTATATACAATTCAAGAACCTCCAGTTCCAGCGATGAAACAAAACTAACAGCATCCGCAGGTTCTGGCGCGGCTGTGGGAACATTTCAGATTCGTGTTAAACAATTAGCCACCGGCGCTTCAATCCAGAGCACCGGTGAACTAATTAGCAAATCCGCCGCTAAAAGCACCACAAAGGTAGCTCCAGGTTCTGGTGTTATCGATGTATCGAAAAGTTTTTCTGACGCTGGATTTACAAACACTCCAGATGGTACGGTAACCATCAACGGTCAGACTTTTACTTTATCCGATTACGATACCGTACAGGCTTTTATGGATGCTGTTAATACTGATGTCACGGCAAATGCAAACATCTATTATAACAAAACGGAAGATAAGTTCTATATTGAACAAAAGAGCGGAAGCACGGATCTGGTTATATCAGAGACAGGAACAAATCCGTTTTTCACTGAGGCAAAAGTAACCGTTGGTATGTATACCGGTAACGGCAATACGGGTATTCAGAGTGATGTCTTATTAAGTAAGGCCAATTTCGATACGACACTGACCAGTACTACGAGCGGTAGTTTTAAAATTAATGGCGTAACGATTACATATAATACTGATACGGACACATTAGATAATGTTATCTCTAGAATAAACAGTTCCACAGCCAATGTAAACGCATTCTATGATAGCTCCCTTGACAAAATGATTATTAAATCCAAAGCCACCGGAAGCACGGATACAATTACCTTATCAGATGTAAGTGGGAACCTTATGAGTGTACTAAAGTTGTCTGGTGCAACTGCAACAGCAGGTACCGATGCAAATTTTACTATAAATAGTTCTGCTGCGTCTGATGAAATAACCAAAAGTACAAATACCTTTACAATAAATGGTATTACCTATACTCTCAAAAATACCAATGTCACAAGCTACACGGATACTACGTATACGACCGTAACGGTAAAGCAGGATACAAGTGCGATTCAATCCAAGATTACCAGCCTCCTGGATAAATTTAATACAGTAACAGAATATATAAAGGATAAATCGAGTGTAAATACAAGCACAAAAGCACGGGGACTACTTGCAGGAAATGCGGCCTTTACTTCTCTCAGAAGCCAATTATTTCAAAAGGTAACAGAACAGATAACAGGGCTTACCGCAGGAAATCCTGACTACCTTAATGAAATTGGCATTACCATCAGCAGCAGCTTAAAGGTAAGTTTATCAGATACAACTAAATTTGACAATGCCATTACTTCCAATTCCAAGGCGGTTGAAGATTTATTTAATTCTACAAATGGTGTCGCTAAAAAGATAGAGACGCTTTTAAAGCCTTTTGTGGAGAGTTCTTCATCTACAAGGAACTCCATTATTGACGAAACGAAAGATGTTATCAGTAAGCAGATAGAAGATATCGATGTCAGGATAGACCGGATGGAAACACGGCTGAATATAAGAGAAAATCAGTACCGTCAACAATTTTACAAAATGCAAGAACTATTAAATAATCTTGTGCTTCAGGGTAATCAGATAACGTCACTTACACAATCAACATATAACGCACAATTATTCTAA
- a CDS encoding flagellin encodes MSTRINTNLNALNALRSLSDISGRLSVSQLRLATGKRINTSGDDAAGYTIAKKFNARAEGLGQALSNIGSAKNLLSVAEGHLNNIVDILTQMKTKATQAADDSLGTSERTAIKAELAALATQINLEVTQATWNSKAIFSGTGSSNATAGGTLFKFQIGGGNSTTNDILQFNLLKTGNVSLESGNTGYKATQLRLDASGGTRLSGNTLAGSLVGSSASAQTLMGRIDSAVADVSEALSYVGAVVNRLSYQETSLTVAKTNTEAARSRIEDADMAYEQLNATKLQILQQTASSMLAQANSGPQSILSLFR; translated from the coding sequence ATGAGTACAAGAATTAATACAAATCTTAATGCGTTAAACGCTCTGAGGTCGCTGTCTGATATCTCTGGTCGTTTGTCTGTTTCTCAATTAAGGTTGGCTACGGGTAAAAGGATCAACACATCAGGGGATGATGCAGCTGGTTATACTATTGCAAAAAAGTTTAATGCACGTGCAGAAGGTCTTGGTCAGGCCTTAAGTAATATTGGATCGGCTAAAAACCTTTTGTCGGTTGCAGAAGGACATCTGAACAATATCGTTGATATCCTGACGCAGATGAAGACAAAGGCGACTCAGGCAGCTGATGACTCACTTGGTACATCCGAGCGTACAGCTATCAAAGCGGAACTTGCCGCATTGGCAACACAAATTAACCTTGAGGTAACGCAAGCCACATGGAATTCCAAAGCGATATTCAGCGGTACAGGTTCGAGCAATGCTACTGCCGGTGGCACACTGTTTAAATTCCAGATCGGTGGTGGAAACAGTACCACAAACGACATATTGCAATTTAATTTGTTAAAGACCGGTAATGTCAGCTTAGAGAGTGGCAATACAGGTTATAAGGCCACTCAATTAAGGCTTGATGCAAGTGGTGGCACACGGCTTAGTGGCAATACCCTTGCAGGTTCATTGGTAGGCTCATCAGCATCGGCGCAAACATTGATGGGTAGAATAGATAGCGCTGTTGCAGATGTATCAGAGGCATTAAGCTATGTTGGTGCCGTTGTAAACAGGCTTAGCTATCAGGAAACAAGCTTGACTGTGGCAAAGACAAATACTGAGGCAGCAAGAAGCCGAATTGAGGATGCTGACATGGCGTATGAGCAGTTGAATGCAACAAAGCTACAGATCTTACAACAGACTGCCAGTTCAATGCTCGCCCAGGCAAATTCAGGGCCGCAGTCCATATTAAGTCTTTTCAGATAA